Genomic window (Takifugu rubripes chromosome 1, fTakRub1.2, whole genome shotgun sequence):
CCGAATCTACAGACCAGCTAGTGAATATAGCAAAGCGTTTGTCAAGCAAGAAGAGGAATATCTCCCAAAGGAATCTGCAGAAATGACAACAGAGCTAAAGGACTATTTATAAAATAACAGTGCTGGTGCTCCCCAGTGTCTGAACGTGCTTCCCCTCAGCTACTTTAAAAGCTAACCAGGTTTTTGATGACAGGCTGTTTTCTACTGCCCCCAAGTGGTCAAAACCGGAACATAACCTGTTATTCTAAGTACTCTTTGTTATCAGGCGGTATAAAGATGTACCAATTAACAATTAATAGCCCTTTGTTGATGCGTAAAAACAACAATACCGACAGCTAACAGCTGTCTGGAGCGCCAACCCAGCTGCTCATCCACTCGGCCATGACAGCAACCACCTGTCCCGGAACAACAACGCCATACCTCTGTTCTTTGGATGGGCTGGCGCACTGAGTGGTAGACACTAACAAGGAGTCGAAGATGGCCTTTCTCTCCAGGCTGACAAACTGGAGGACGTGGTGGCACAGCTCATGGAGCCGCTCCACAGGGATGGACGGCTGATTGTTTCCTAGGAAAGTTTAGTCCCCTGAACACTATGTACCAGTTTGTCAAAGAGTGCACCAAACAATGTTTGGTAAAAGTAATTCAGGTCTCAATTCCAGTGTAAAAACACAGCAATTATGGGTAGAAGGCAAACTTTTCTTCATATTTGTGTATCTAAGTATCTTACCGAGCACCTCCAGAAGAACCTCCACATACGTCAGTGGGTTCGGGTCATTTATTCTGAACTCCAGCACTTTTAAAACCATCAGCTCTGATTCCAACAGTGCCTGCTTAGACACGCTGTGGCCCACTGAGTGCAGGAAGCGTACAGCAGTGTCATTGTCGATCCTCTGAAAagacgttttttttaaataatgaacaCAGGGCTGCAATGGTTTAGCAGAACTTTGTCAAAGAAACTGCCTGCAGAACGTACCTGGGTGAGAAAAGAGAGTTTGCTTGAAAGCTGCACACAGGAGAAGATGAGGACGGGGAAGTTCTCCTTCAGCATGTCAAACATCCCACCCTCAGTTGCACCTTGAGGCGTCGGCTcagtcagcagctctgaaagGTGCTTCACAATGAATCTGTGGGAGATGTTTCACATCCAGCCACAGCTGAGCAAACATCACCAGTGGTGGGCCAAGAAAAGGCAGACGTGCCCCACTCACTTTTGCAGTATTTCAACGGCGTGGAATCCAGCCGCTGGGTCGAGCTTTAGCTCTTTGGTCATCAGGAAGATGTATTCTGAGTTAGAGGGGAAAGCGAAGGCaggaaaccaaatcaaaggtgtttgttttgaaCAGATTTATGCGTTCAGCAGAGAGGAATCTGTAAGGCAGTAAATAGAGACACAGTTATTCTGATAAACACCTCTCTGCTTCTTACTGACAGTCAGTTATTCCCTCTGAGCAACTCATGagtttttaaatataatatttaaatatatgaTGAATGACAGACATCTCACTTTTATATCCATTATCCCCCCATGAAACACACAATAGCTAATGGTATCCGCCATGTATTATTTTTGTGAATAAACGTCTATAAACATCTGGATGCTGACTGGAGGCCGTTCGCAGCTGCTTCCATCTGTCAGCAGAGGCGCTAACATCTGGAGGGATTCAGCCAAATTGGACATTTCTACTTAAGATTCAGCCTCAATCATAACAGCCCTAATTCCATGGTGTATTAATCCACATGCACTCCAGCTGGAATAATTAACACCGAATTTGATAATAAACCCCCACTGTTAAAGAAGAGAGGTTTTCCGGCTAGCTTACTGATACAACGTTTAAAAGATAGCAAAACAAAGTTACTTAGAAAAGggtattttaaaaaatcatgTAATTTATGAAGCGCAAGATAGCGTTTGTTAGGAGTTTAAGGGTAAAGCGTTAGCTTTTTATGCGTTAGCCCTGTGGGCTAGGTGACGCACTTACCAGTGAGCCTCGCGTCTCGGAAGTTTTCGCTACAGTTCGATACATTTCTGAGTTtaaatttgtttattttgttaagATTAGTGAGGAAGTCAGAAAGCAGGTCGGCAGAAGCGTCTCGAAACTTCATGTTTCGACTTGATATgtaatgtgtatttttaataatttcatCGGGAATAATGTAAAATCTATCGAAATGTAGTTAGGTTGTTATAGAACCAGAGAGGTACTACTGTCAAGGGAACTTAAGTCGAAAAATTGCAGAATGTAATTTTTTGAAAGATTCCGTGTGGTTTTCCGAAAGATGGCGCCATGTGCACGGATTTATTCGAATTGAAAAACGCTCATCAGCGGCGCCCTCGGTAGGAACGTTTATGTTCTTTTATTCCTATCTGGGACTCTTTTGTAAGTTGCACCGTTCTTGGTGGCGCGCGTGACGCTCTGCGCAGATCTCACAGTGTATTGATGCACTTCCTTCCTCTGCTACGTGTATCCATATTGTTTGAAACTCTGCGGTAGCTATTGCGAAACGGACCTTCCTGTGTCACTGACAGCAGGCATGGCCGACAAGAAGCCGAAGGAAGGCAATGCTCCGTTTGCAACTAGGATAGACCCAACCAAAGAGGGTCTTTCTCAAGATCAGCTCCATTACATCCGCCAGGTAGAACTCGaacaatggaaaaagaaaacgcagAAGTTGCGAACAAGAAATGTCGCAACAGGACTCGCCATCGGAGCACTCGTCCTGGGTATTTGTATCCTTGGCATGTATGCTAACATCAACGCAAGGTGAACTATGTAATTGTAGCCTAGCCTGCTACACTTACTTAACGCGCATATTATCGAATTAATAACAATTAGGCAATACGTTATCGTGTTAATCAATAGGGAATCGTTTAATACGCCGGCTAGATGGCATCTAAATTTCAAAAGGGAGTTAAAGTGTCTCATTGATGCTTATCCAACAAGTTAGTTGATATTGTTTTGTACCAACGTTTGCATAAATATGAGACAAGATCAGTATTGGCGACTAGTGCAGAGTAATTTTATATCATATCAGTTTTGTATAGGTGTAATGAGATTATTTAAAGTGTATCAAGACTTTggttaaaaagacaaaagaccTTTACCTCTTAGGATGTTTCAGTGAATGGGAATATAGGCATGTCACCAATGACGGACAAATCTGCTTTTACTCACCTGCTGATTTGCCGTTTGCGTCGCTTCCACGTGATGTAATTATATCCCTTCTTTACCAAACCTTGGCCTTGACCTTTTGCTCACCTGCCAGACGGCTACACATTTTATTCTGTGTCCCAGGAGCGAATCATGGATGAGATGGACGAGGAGGCCAAGCGTGCCAGAACACAAGGACCAAAGACTGGTGCCAACTGAGCTGCATTTCCTGACCATTGTTGGACTGTGTGTTGGTCTAGTACCCGACTAAGAAGGCACTAATGTGGATTATGTTGATTTATATTCCAACAGAGATTGAAGTTGGAGACATCATGTGACTTCTTCTTGGCTTTTATTGTAATGCGAGTTCTTCTGCTGACTGATACTAGACTTGGTTTggatgtttgtctgtttgtctgtggaAAGGACTAAATCACTGGCCTCCAAATAAGTGCACGTGCTACCCTGAAGGCCTCAACTGAATTTTCAGTCCTTAAGTGGTCTGAACTGAATGAGGATCTCAGTTAATAATGGTGATCTCAGCTAGTCATGTTAAATCTGCAGTGGCCTTTAACAACAGACAGAGTTAGCCAGTGGTAACATATTTGTGTTGGTTAAAATAAGGAtttgtaaaaatatatatatattgtatttcattggggggaaaaaattacaAGAAACAACTAATGCAAGAAAGTGATTGTTGATGAAACAGTAAAGATTTCACAACTGGTATTTACCATCGTATTTATTTTGTCAAAATCTGATACACTGAGTCGGACCTTGCTATCAAATCTCGAGAATAAAAAATAAGACATTATAAGGGAAAGGCACAGATTCAGCatggcagaacagcagcagcttcagaaagCAATACGATGACTTATTTACAttcaaatgtttgaaatgtgaaTATATTATGACATTAGACAGAAGTCTTCTAGGGGCTCCACTGCCAGGACTATTCAGTGTGTGTTGGGAAGATTTCATAAGGCATTTTCTCAGCTTCACATTCACAGTTTGGACTgttttctccatctctcacaACGTTTTGGCTTTATAAGTGGGAGGGCAGAACAAATCTGAGGTGAAATACTGCAAAGATGAACTTGGGCAACATTCTCAACCTCCCTGGAGGACAAACGACAGGAAATATATTTCACTCACAAATGTGTTAAAGTAGATGTGACTAAAGTGCACGATGCGTTTGCTCAAAGGAACAAGCGCCGAAGAAAGCAAGATTTAAGGTCTAGTTTACTCCTGACTTGTAAACCTGATCTATAGATACACTCTACTATATACACACATGTACAGTCAACAGGAAAACCAGTAGTCTAAGTCCTAGGTGCATACAAAGAAATCATTTCTAATGTTACATCAGTCATGTTGAATGAAAGTCTGAACAATATAAACATTTTCCAAGCTAAATAACTGATTCTCCCTCAATTTGACGGTACTTGCTGAAACTCAACCATCATATGTAatggtgtatatatatatatctgcatttgacttctgtacagtgtggggggtgggggaatCCTTTGGCTTGATCTAATAAAGTAAAAGTTGAGTCGAGGAACATCAACCATCTCAACACTTCCCGTGACTAAAGTAACCCAAGATGTAACAGAAACCTCGTCATCATACGCGTTTGAATGAATCAAACTATAGAATGAATCTAGATTGTTCTCGTCAGCCGCTGGAAGGCAGTGATCAAAGTAAATTCCCTGTGCAGTCAGCTGGTGCTGAGACATCATTTAACAACAGCTTGAGTTCCCAGATGGATTCTTTATGAGGAAAAGAACCGTCCATCAAGCTGTCACACGCCGAGTCACATTGTTAATACGTTAAAAATGGCAGCGAATCACACCAGCAGGAAAACGGCAGCGACCTGGTTCAGAGTCTGTAGCCTAAAAAACGTCACATTTGGTACCATCATTGGAAGGAATGAAATGTTTCCATTCACGTGTCTTCTCTTGGACAAAAGCATGAACCCGATTGTTCGATATTTCTTGTGCTTATTTACATCTATATGTGAACGCTCGTGTGTaaattctgttatttttttgACAACAGCTCTCTGGGAAGGTTGAGGTAAGTGACCACTGGTAGAAAGGAAGAAGCGGTTTTGCTGATCAGGTGCGTTGGGAGGGCACGTTGGCGTGATCCTcccgtgtggggggggggggcctgacCGCAGCAGCCTTGCTTCAGATGAGGTAGTCCTGATAAACAGCCTGCTTGGCTGGAGGTTTTCTCACTaggaaaatggagggaaatgtgtcatttctgtAGGTTTTATAAGTAGGTTTTGCTAATTTGACATTATCTCACCATTCTGATATCGCTGGAAAAGGTGACGCCTTTGCTTGGTTTATCCtgggagccgctgctgctgccacctaaAGAGTTTCTCCTGATGATACCTGGAAGGACGGAAATGACCACCATGTTCATTTCGAGTGAAATGAGGCGGTGATTATGTTTGAGGGATATTCTCTCTCACCCTGGAGCGGAAGGATGTCCAAGCGCTGCAGGCTGTTCCTGCGAGAGGAGGGGAAGCCGCCACCCTTTGACAGGCGACGCTGCCGTCTGGACAGCACGGCGGCGGGAGAGACGATACCCGCCGGAGGGACCTTCCCCATCTTCTCGTACAACTCCTCGATCTCTCTCTTCTGGGCAGCCTGCAGGGTCTGGACCTCCGTCAGATGTCTGTACGCAGAGATCATTAAAAAGTGAATATCGTGCAGTAGCCTGGCTCTTAAGGGTCATTCTATCCATGGACAGATTCATGGCCGGAACCCAGGTTCGATGTCAGCAGGCCTGAGTGTGTGCTGGACTTACTTCTCTCTgagctcctgaagctcctccagTATTTCCTCGCCATCGCTGTCGGATTCATCGCTGCTCAGGTACGGAGTGCTGCGACTGTAGGTCATCATCCATAAATGGTGAAGGGCGTTGCTGTACTGGGGGCTGCCGGCCGCTCCATCCCACAGTCGACCCTCCAGCTCAGCGGCCGTCACAGAGAGCCCACTGTCTGCCGACGTCCCCAGCAAACTCAGGCTGTAGGCCCTCCTGCGATttctcttcctcagcctctgtCGGTcccccacttcctcctcctcctcctcttcctcttccacctcctcctcctcatcttcctcctcttccactcgGGCCTGTTCCTGCTCTGGGCTGCTAGCCCATCCAGACTGTGGGTCGACCTCCTGGAGGTGTCCGGCAGGCCCTCTGTGGGGGTGTGGATGAGGAGGGGACATGGTGAGGGAGGTGGCCAGGCTGGTCTCGGACTCGacctgctcctctgtgctgctctctgATGGGGTGCCACTGCTCTCTGC
Coding sequences:
- the coa3a gene encoding cytochrome c oxidase assembly factor 3 homolog, mitochondrial — its product is MADKKPKEGNAPFATRIDPTKEGLSQDQLHYIRQVELEQWKKKTQKLRTRNVATGLAIGALVLGIYGYTFYSVSQERIMDEMDEEAKRARTQGPKTGAN
- the cntd1 gene encoding cyclin N-terminal domain-containing protein 1, which gives rise to MKFRDASADLLSDFLTNLNKINKFKLRNVSNCSENFRDARLTEYIFLMTKELKLDPAAGFHAVEILQKFIVKHLSELLTEPTPQGATEGGMFDMLKENFPVLIFSCVQLSSKLSFLTQRIDNDTAVRFLHSVGHSVSKQALLESELMVLKVLEFRINDPNPLTYVEVLLEVLGNNQPSIPVERLHELCHHVLQFVSLERKAIFDSLLVSTTQCASPSKEQREKFVAVTEDYMLLGVGVIAVASFIHWLEKWKQIVEELSHITGISSRSISDFARVTLMHIVRDPSSCNHLP